In Streptomyces violaceusniger Tu 4113, one DNA window encodes the following:
- a CDS encoding Ig-like domain repeat protein, protein MPCRPHGLILVTDPGENCIAVVDPESRRLVPTLSAPIPLPARCMPDRLVVHTALDGLDALAAFHRGTLLDTLPGGPDAPALTGVGPGEWPGIEIARSLGTFEIFNQFSGIFPDQGPYSGGTLVTIIGSHFSGATAVFFGSRRAATFSVLDDQTIIAVTPSGTGAVPVKVTTPGGTAPIGYFYYVAWPTLTGLLPIAGPIGGGNIVELTGVNLSTARLVRFGTAIASPTAVSDQHLLVTAPPASGPGTVSLYVISVGGVSNRLLYTYAPVPVVTDVSPSTGSVAGGETIVLTGTGLTFVTGVTIGGVPAASFESYSDTLLAVVTPPGVPGPADITVTTAGGSVTVPGGFTYTASTTTAVTSVPDPSIVGQPVTLTAVVTGIPPTAGTPTGTVTVDFGDGSPSVNVSLTGGTATVSHVYAAPSVTQYAVTAEYSGDPYFTPSAGTDTQTVEAAATTTTVVSTPDPSVPGQSVTFVAQVAPAPPGAGAPTGTVTFDFGDGTQTVTLPLANGAATVAHAYPDVAGSPYAVTATYNGDTNFTSSVGTDSHTVEQAGTATSVTSAPDPSAVGEPVTVTATVTAISPGAGTPTGTVTLDFGDGTPPVTPPLTGGTVTATHTYTGATGSPYSITAAYSGDSNFSPSTATDRQSVGQASTTTAVASAPDPSAAGEPATVTATVTAISPGAGTPTGTVTLDFGDGTPPVTAPVSGGQATATHTYTSAAGSPYPISATYSGDADFRTSLGTDSQTVQPAATATAVTTAPDPSTVGDPVTFTATVTAVPPGAGAPTGTVTFAPGDGTPPITATLIGATATATYAYTDTAGSPYTATATYNGDIDFTASSGTDTQTVEPAATATAIASVPAPSTVGQATTFVAKITPGTPAAGSPTGTVTFEFSDNTPPVTAPVTGGTATVVHTNPETATPYTVAATYSGDQNFQPSSAAGTHQVVQAVSTTVVTDSPSPSVTGEPVTFTATVSAAPPASGTPTGTVAFDFGDGTAPVVLPLTGGTATTDHAYTTAAGSPYTVTVSYDGDANFVPSVGTGLHPVDPAATSTTITATPDPTVTGELVTVTVAPTGPGAGTPTGPVTIDFGDGTPPVTAELVAGSASVIHAYTSTAGSPYTVSAEYGGDTDFAPSENTLEHAVAPASTTTVVNSSPSPSAVGQSVTLIARVAPVPPGAGAPTGTITFDFGDGSAPATAQVAGGVATTSHAFTSTVGSPYTVTATYSGDANFAASTGTAVHQVEMSVSATSTTVSSAPDPSVAGESVTVSATVAVLPPAAGTATGTVTFHFGDDSPAVTVPLTGDTATTSHVYTSTAGSPYTISAEYSGDGDFTGSTGLDTQTVTPSSSSTAMSSAPDPSVTGQPVTFTATVTPGQAGAGTPTGTVTFDFGDGSPSVRAPMTDGTAIAVHAYPSTAGSPFDVTATYSGDASFTGSTDTGTRTVAPAATSTAVFSSPDPSQSGQPVTVTANVTVLAPGSGTPDGTVVFDFGDGTPTVTATSVAGVATVTHAYTGTSGSPYTITATYDDDGGFASSTGTDVHPVQPASTTTTVTADPDPSVVGEQITVTATVAPLPPGAGVPTGTVTFDFGDGTAPVTVPLAGGAAILAHAYPSSLGSPYTITTTYDGSDGFRSSVNTETHTVLQAATTTTMSSAPQPSVVGRPVTFTATVAPVAPGGGSPTGTVTFDFGDGSAPAAVPVVNGLATAVYAYTSAAGSPYPVTAAYGGDPDFTASGDTVAHSVGRAPTAMAVTSTPDPSVTGQPVTVTATLSVVAPGAGTPTGTVTFDFGDGTPIVTAPATAGVASATHTWADTSGSPYTITADYSSDGDFTASSGTVTHTVAPADTHTDVVSSPDPSVTGEPVTITAAVSAVAPGAGTPTGTVLVDPGDGTAPVTASLTGGVATVTHAYTEASGSPFTITATYSGDADFTASSRTDSQNVGLAATTTTVSGLPEPSFTGQPVTFQARVVPVAPGEGSPTGTVTYDFGDGTARVDVPVSDGVATAVHTYATAAGGPYTVIAAYGGDDHFIGSVDAETHFVEQASSTTTVDSSPNPSVTGQPVTVTATLSAIAPGAGTPTGTVTFDFGDGTPTVTAPVTGGTATISHGYPTALNSPYTITADYSGDADFAASSGTATQSVAPAATDTTVTSAPDPSVPGQQVTIGATVAPAAPGSGIPTGSVIFDPGDGTPPVTAPLTAGSASITHTYTGTSGSPCTITAAYSGDADFTASTGTDTQTVGQADTATAVVTSPDPSVAGEVVTLTARVSAVAPGAGSPTGTVTFDFGDGTPTVTAPVTGGLATATHAYATSVGSPFTVTAAYSGDPDFAPSTATGTHTVLVSAATTSTTVTSSPDPSVTGLPVTFTATVAPTPPGAGVPTGTVTFDFGDGSAPATASLSGGVATVVHAYSTAAGSPYTVTAGYSGDVNFSTSAGTDTHTVTPAATTTAVASAPDPSVVGQPVALTAAVAPVAPGAGVPTGTVIFDFGDGSPVASASLTGGVATINHAYASADGFTVTATYAGDTSYTSSTGTDTQTVHQAATATALVSSPNPTVSGQPVTLTATVVPIIPGAGVPTGTVTFSFGDGTPTVTAPLSDGLASVNHSFTGAAGGPYTVTATYNGDADFTASTGTNVQMVNRAATTTAVTSSPDPSVTGQTVTLTATVSALAPGTGTPTGTVTFNPGDGTPAIIATLSGGTATATHAYTSAVGSPYAVSATYNGDTGYTASTGTDTQTVGRAATTTTVTSSPDPTVAGQTVTLTATVTAVGPGAGTPTGTVTFTYGDGTPAATVPVAGGVATVTHVYAGTSGSPYAVTATYNGDTGYTTSTGTDTQTVNRAATTTTVASSPDPSVTGQAVTLTATVASLLPGAGIPTGTVTFSFGDGTPTVTAPLSGGTATTSHAYTTRTGSPFTVTATYNGDANYTTSTGTDTQTVGRAATTTAVVSAPDPSATGQSVTLTATVVSVSPGVGTPTGTVTFSFGDGTNNSTATLSGGVATVTHTYTTKTGSPFPITATYNGDTNFSASSGSDTQTIGTKIATATTVTSIPDPSVVGQPVTIKATVSSATGTPAGAVTFSFGDGTNTAVGILLSGIATVTHTYTTTTGSPFTITATYNGNDNFATSSGTDTQTVNKTATTTSVVSSPNPSTVSDPVTVTATVSPVAPGTGTPTGTVTLAITERTPQVVTLVNGTASATFNPLQKGTHTVTANYNGDVNYATSSATTTQTVVTGQG, encoded by the coding sequence ATGCCCTGTCGCCCGCATGGACTCATCCTTGTCACCGATCCCGGTGAGAACTGCATCGCCGTGGTCGACCCTGAGTCCCGCAGGCTCGTCCCGACGCTCAGCGCACCGATCCCGCTCCCGGCGCGGTGCATGCCCGACCGCCTGGTGGTGCACACCGCGCTCGACGGCCTCGACGCGCTGGCGGCCTTCCACCGCGGCACCCTGCTGGACACCCTCCCCGGCGGCCCGGACGCCCCGGCACTTACCGGGGTGGGGCCGGGTGAGTGGCCCGGCATCGAAATCGCCCGTTCCCTGGGCACGTTCGAAATCTTTAACCAGTTCTCCGGGATCTTTCCCGACCAGGGCCCCTACAGCGGCGGGACCTTGGTGACCATCATCGGCAGCCACTTCTCGGGCGCCACCGCCGTGTTCTTCGGCTCCCGCCGGGCGGCGACCTTCTCCGTTCTCGACGACCAGACCATCATCGCGGTGACCCCCTCGGGGACCGGAGCGGTCCCGGTCAAGGTCACCACTCCGGGCGGTACGGCCCCCATCGGCTACTTCTACTACGTCGCCTGGCCCACCCTGACCGGGCTCCTGCCCATCGCCGGCCCGATCGGCGGGGGCAATATCGTCGAGCTCACCGGCGTCAATCTGAGCACCGCGCGGCTGGTGCGTTTCGGCACTGCCATCGCCTCCCCCACGGCCGTCTCCGACCAGCATCTGCTCGTGACCGCTCCCCCGGCCTCGGGGCCCGGCACCGTCTCGCTGTACGTCATCAGCGTGGGCGGAGTGAGCAACCGGCTGCTCTACACCTACGCGCCCGTGCCGGTCGTCACCGATGTCAGCCCGTCCACCGGGTCGGTCGCGGGCGGCGAGACCATCGTCCTGACGGGCACCGGGCTCACCTTTGTCACCGGCGTCACCATCGGCGGAGTCCCCGCGGCGTCCTTCGAGTCGTACTCCGACACCCTGCTCGCCGTGGTGACGCCCCCGGGCGTCCCCGGCCCCGCCGACATCACCGTCACCACCGCCGGGGGCAGTGTGACGGTGCCGGGCGGCTTCACCTACACGGCGTCGACCACGACGGCGGTCACCTCCGTGCCCGATCCCTCCATCGTCGGCCAGCCGGTGACCCTCACCGCCGTGGTGACGGGCATCCCGCCCACGGCGGGCACCCCCACCGGCACCGTCACCGTCGACTTCGGCGACGGCAGCCCGAGTGTGAACGTGTCCCTCACCGGTGGCACGGCCACCGTCAGCCATGTCTACGCCGCGCCGTCGGTCACTCAGTACGCCGTCACCGCCGAGTACAGCGGCGATCCGTACTTCACGCCCTCCGCCGGGACGGACACCCAGACCGTCGAGGCGGCGGCGACCACCACCACGGTGGTCTCCACCCCCGATCCGTCCGTGCCCGGACAGTCCGTCACCTTCGTGGCCCAGGTGGCCCCCGCGCCGCCGGGGGCCGGTGCGCCGACCGGGACGGTGACGTTCGACTTCGGCGACGGCACCCAGACCGTCACCCTCCCGCTGGCGAACGGGGCGGCGACGGTGGCCCATGCCTACCCGGACGTCGCCGGGAGCCCGTACGCGGTCACCGCCACCTACAACGGCGACACGAACTTCACCTCCTCCGTGGGAACCGACAGCCATACCGTCGAGCAGGCCGGGACGGCCACCTCCGTGACCTCCGCGCCGGACCCCTCGGCGGTGGGCGAGCCGGTCACCGTCACCGCCACGGTCACGGCGATCTCCCCGGGAGCGGGAACACCGACGGGCACCGTCACCCTCGACTTCGGCGACGGCACCCCACCCGTGACGCCACCCCTCACCGGCGGCACGGTGACCGCCACCCACACCTACACCGGCGCCACCGGCAGCCCGTACAGCATCACCGCCGCCTACAGCGGCGACAGCAACTTCTCGCCCTCCACGGCGACCGACCGTCAGTCGGTGGGGCAGGCCTCGACCACGACCGCCGTGGCCTCCGCCCCCGACCCCTCGGCGGCGGGCGAGCCGGCCACCGTCACCGCCACGGTCACGGCGATCTCCCCGGGGGCGGGAACACCGACGGGCACCGTCACCCTCGACTTCGGCGACGGCACCCCACCCGTCACCGCGCCCGTGTCCGGGGGCCAGGCGACGGCCACGCACACCTACACCTCCGCCGCGGGCAGTCCGTACCCCATCTCCGCCACCTACAGCGGGGACGCGGACTTCCGGACGTCTCTCGGCACCGACTCGCAGACCGTCCAGCCGGCCGCCACCGCGACGGCCGTGACCACCGCGCCCGACCCCTCGACGGTGGGCGATCCGGTGACCTTCACCGCCACGGTCACGGCCGTTCCGCCCGGCGCGGGCGCCCCCACCGGCACGGTCACCTTCGCCCCCGGGGACGGCACCCCGCCCATCACCGCGACCCTCATCGGCGCCACGGCCACCGCCACCTACGCCTACACCGACACCGCCGGCAGCCCGTACACGGCCACCGCCACCTACAACGGCGACATCGACTTCACCGCCTCCAGCGGCACCGACACCCAGACCGTCGAACCGGCCGCCACCGCCACCGCCATCGCCTCGGTGCCCGCCCCCTCCACCGTGGGCCAGGCGACGACGTTCGTCGCGAAGATCACCCCCGGGACTCCGGCGGCCGGTTCGCCGACGGGCACGGTGACGTTCGAGTTCAGCGACAACACCCCACCCGTCACGGCGCCCGTCACCGGCGGCACGGCCACGGTCGTCCACACCAACCCGGAGACGGCGACGCCGTACACGGTCGCCGCCACCTACAGCGGCGACCAGAACTTCCAACCGTCCTCGGCGGCGGGCACCCATCAGGTCGTCCAGGCCGTATCGACCACGGTGGTGACCGACTCGCCGTCCCCCTCGGTGACCGGCGAGCCGGTGACCTTCACCGCGACCGTCTCGGCCGCCCCACCCGCCTCCGGCACCCCGACCGGCACGGTCGCCTTCGACTTCGGCGACGGCACCGCGCCCGTCGTCCTCCCCCTCACCGGCGGTACGGCGACCACCGATCACGCCTACACCACCGCGGCCGGCAGCCCGTACACGGTCACCGTCAGCTACGACGGCGACGCCAACTTCGTGCCATCCGTAGGCACCGGCCTCCACCCCGTCGACCCGGCCGCGACCAGCACCACGATCACCGCCACGCCCGACCCCACCGTCACGGGCGAGCTGGTCACGGTCACCGTGGCCCCCACCGGGCCCGGCGCGGGCACCCCGACCGGGCCGGTCACCATCGACTTCGGCGACGGCACCCCGCCGGTCACCGCCGAGCTGGTGGCCGGCTCCGCGTCGGTCATCCACGCCTACACCAGCACGGCCGGCAGCCCCTACACCGTCTCGGCCGAGTACGGCGGCGACACCGACTTCGCCCCGTCCGAGAACACCCTCGAGCACGCCGTCGCACCGGCCTCGACCACCACCGTCGTGAACTCGTCGCCGAGTCCGTCGGCGGTGGGCCAGAGCGTGACGCTGATCGCGCGGGTGGCGCCGGTGCCGCCGGGCGCGGGCGCGCCGACCGGCACCATCACCTTCGACTTCGGCGACGGCAGCGCGCCCGCCACCGCGCAGGTGGCGGGCGGTGTGGCCACGACGTCACACGCCTTCACCTCCACCGTGGGCAGCCCGTACACGGTCACCGCCACCTACAGCGGGGACGCCAACTTCGCCGCCTCCACCGGCACCGCCGTCCACCAGGTGGAGATGAGCGTGTCCGCCACCTCGACGACGGTGAGCTCCGCTCCGGACCCGTCCGTCGCGGGCGAGTCGGTCACCGTCTCCGCGACGGTCGCGGTCCTCCCGCCCGCCGCGGGCACCGCCACCGGGACGGTGACGTTCCACTTCGGCGACGACAGCCCGGCCGTCACCGTCCCGCTCACCGGCGACACGGCGACGACCAGCCATGTCTACACCTCCACCGCGGGAAGCCCCTACACGATCAGCGCCGAATACAGCGGCGACGGCGACTTCACCGGGTCGACCGGGCTCGACACCCAGACGGTCACCCCGTCCTCGTCGTCCACGGCGATGAGCTCCGCTCCGGACCCCTCCGTGACTGGCCAGCCGGTCACCTTCACCGCGACCGTCACCCCGGGCCAGGCGGGTGCGGGTACCCCGACCGGCACGGTGACGTTCGACTTCGGCGACGGCAGCCCGTCGGTCAGGGCGCCCATGACCGACGGGACGGCCATCGCCGTCCACGCCTACCCCTCCACCGCGGGCAGCCCGTTCGACGTCACCGCCACCTACAGCGGGGACGCGAGCTTCACCGGATCCACGGACACCGGCACCCGGACCGTGGCCCCGGCGGCCACCTCCACCGCCGTCTTCTCCTCGCCGGACCCGTCCCAGTCGGGCCAGCCGGTGACCGTCACCGCCAATGTCACGGTCCTCGCCCCGGGGTCGGGCACACCCGACGGCACGGTCGTCTTCGACTTCGGCGACGGCACTCCGACGGTCACCGCCACCAGCGTGGCCGGAGTGGCGACAGTCACCCATGCCTACACGGGGACGTCCGGCAGCCCGTACACCATCACCGCCACGTACGACGACGACGGCGGCTTCGCCTCCTCCACCGGCACCGACGTCCACCCCGTGCAGCCGGCCTCGACCACCACCACGGTGACCGCCGATCCCGACCCGTCGGTGGTGGGCGAGCAGATCACGGTCACCGCGACGGTCGCACCACTGCCACCGGGGGCCGGGGTGCCGACCGGCACGGTCACCTTCGACTTCGGCGACGGCACGGCACCGGTCACCGTGCCGCTGGCCGGAGGGGCCGCCATCCTCGCGCACGCGTACCCGAGCAGCCTCGGCAGCCCGTACACGATCACCACGACGTATGACGGCAGCGACGGCTTCAGGTCCTCGGTGAACACCGAGACCCATACGGTCCTGCAGGCCGCGACGACCACCACGATGAGCTCCGCGCCGCAGCCCTCCGTCGTGGGCCGGCCGGTCACCTTCACGGCGACCGTGGCGCCGGTGGCACCGGGCGGGGGCTCGCCGACCGGAACGGTGACCTTCGACTTCGGTGACGGCAGCGCCCCGGCCGCGGTCCCGGTCGTCAACGGCCTGGCGACGGCCGTGTACGCCTATACGAGTGCGGCGGGCAGCCCGTACCCCGTCACCGCCGCCTACGGCGGCGATCCCGACTTCACGGCCTCCGGTGACACCGTCGCCCACTCCGTCGGCCGGGCCCCGACCGCGATGGCGGTGACCTCGACACCGGATCCGTCGGTGACGGGCCAGCCGGTGACCGTCACCGCGACCCTCTCGGTCGTCGCCCCGGGAGCCGGAACCCCCACCGGCACCGTCACCTTCGACTTCGGCGACGGCACACCGATCGTCACCGCACCGGCCACGGCCGGGGTGGCGTCGGCCACGCACACCTGGGCCGACACCTCGGGCAGCCCGTACACCATCACGGCGGACTACAGCAGCGACGGCGACTTCACCGCCTCCAGCGGCACCGTCACCCACACCGTCGCCCCGGCCGACACCCACACCGATGTGGTGTCCTCCCCCGATCCATCGGTGACGGGCGAGCCGGTGACCATCACCGCGGCCGTCTCCGCCGTCGCCCCGGGAGCCGGAACCCCCACCGGCACCGTCCTCGTCGACCCCGGCGACGGCACGGCCCCCGTCACCGCCTCCCTGACCGGAGGCGTGGCGACCGTCACCCACGCCTACACCGAGGCCTCCGGCAGCCCGTTCACCATCACGGCCACCTACAGCGGCGACGCCGACTTCACCGCCTCCAGCCGCACCGACTCCCAGAACGTCGGCCTCGCCGCGACCACCACCACCGTCAGCGGCCTGCCGGAGCCGTCGTTCACGGGCCAGCCGGTGACGTTCCAGGCGCGGGTGGTGCCGGTCGCCCCGGGCGAGGGCTCGCCCACGGGCACGGTGACCTACGACTTCGGCGACGGAACCGCGCGGGTCGACGTCCCGGTGTCGGACGGTGTGGCGACCGCCGTGCACACGTACGCGACCGCGGCGGGCGGCCCGTACACGGTCATCGCCGCCTACGGCGGGGACGACCACTTCATCGGCTCCGTGGACGCGGAAACGCACTTCGTCGAGCAGGCGTCGTCGACCACGACCGTCGATTCGTCACCGAATCCGTCGGTCACGGGCCAGCCGGTGACCGTCACCGCGACCCTCTCGGCCATCGCCCCGGGGGCCGGAACCCCCACCGGGACCGTCACCTTCGACTTCGGTGACGGCACGCCGACCGTCACCGCACCGGTCACCGGCGGGACGGCCACCATCAGCCATGGCTATCCCACCGCCCTCAACAGTCCGTACACCATCACGGCGGACTACAGCGGCGACGCCGACTTCGCCGCGTCCAGCGGCACCGCCACCCAGAGCGTCGCCCCGGCCGCGACCGACACCACGGTGACCTCGGCCCCCGACCCGTCGGTGCCGGGTCAGCAGGTGACCATCGGCGCCACCGTCGCACCGGCCGCGCCCGGAAGCGGAATCCCCACCGGGAGCGTCATCTTCGATCCCGGCGACGGCACCCCGCCGGTCACCGCACCGCTCACCGCGGGGTCGGCGAGCATCACCCACACCTACACCGGCACCTCCGGAAGCCCCTGCACCATCACCGCCGCCTACAGCGGCGACGCGGACTTCACCGCCTCCACCGGCACGGACACCCAGACGGTCGGTCAGGCGGACACCGCCACCGCCGTGGTCACCTCTCCGGACCCGTCCGTGGCGGGTGAAGTGGTCACCCTCACCGCCAGGGTCTCGGCCGTGGCTCCGGGGGCGGGCTCCCCCACCGGCACCGTCACCTTCGACTTCGGCGACGGCACGCCGACCGTCACCGCACCGGTCACCGGCGGGTTGGCGACCGCCACCCATGCCTACGCCACCTCGGTCGGCAGCCCCTTCACGGTCACCGCCGCCTACAGCGGAGACCCCGACTTCGCCCCGTCCACCGCCACCGGGACACATACGGTGCTGGTGAGCGCCGCCACCACATCGACCACCGTGACCTCTTCCCCGGACCCCTCGGTGACGGGCCTGCCGGTGACCTTCACCGCGACCGTGGCACCGACCCCGCCCGGCGCCGGAGTGCCCACCGGCACCGTCACCTTCGACTTCGGCGACGGCTCGGCGCCCGCCACGGCGTCGCTGTCCGGCGGCGTGGCGACCGTCGTCCACGCCTACTCGACCGCGGCGGGCAGCCCGTACACGGTCACCGCCGGCTACAGCGGGGACGTCAACTTCAGCACCTCCGCGGGCACGGACACCCATACGGTCACCCCGGCGGCGACGACCACGGCGGTGGCCTCCGCACCGGATCCCTCCGTGGTCGGCCAACCGGTGGCCCTCACGGCGGCCGTGGCTCCCGTCGCCCCGGGCGCGGGCGTGCCCACCGGCACCGTCATCTTCGACTTCGGCGACGGCTCTCCGGTCGCGTCGGCGTCGCTGACCGGCGGGGTGGCCACGATCAACCACGCCTATGCGAGCGCCGACGGCTTCACGGTGACCGCGACCTACGCCGGTGACACCAGCTACACCTCGTCCACCGGCACCGACACCCAGACCGTGCACCAGGCGGCCACCGCCACGGCGCTGGTCTCCTCGCCGAACCCCACGGTCAGCGGTCAGCCCGTCACCCTCACGGCGACGGTGGTGCCGATCATCCCGGGGGCGGGGGTGCCGACCGGGACGGTCACCTTCTCCTTCGGCGACGGCACACCGACCGTCACCGCTCCGCTCTCCGACGGCCTCGCGTCCGTCAACCACTCCTTCACGGGTGCCGCCGGCGGCCCGTACACGGTCACGGCCACCTACAACGGGGATGCCGACTTCACCGCCTCCACCGGCACCAATGTCCAGATGGTCAACAGGGCGGCCACCACGACGGCGGTGACCTCCTCCCCCGATCCCAGCGTCACCGGGCAGACCGTCACCCTCACCGCGACGGTCTCCGCGCTCGCCCCGGGCACCGGGACACCCACCGGCACCGTCACCTTCAACCCCGGCGACGGCACACCGGCCATCATCGCGACCCTGTCCGGTGGCACGGCCACCGCCACCCACGCGTACACCAGCGCCGTCGGCAGTCCCTACGCCGTCAGCGCCACCTACAACGGCGACACCGGCTACACCGCCTCCACCGGCACCGACACCCAGACCGTGGGCCGGGCGGCCACCACCACGACCGTCACCTCCTCGCCCGACCCCACCGTCGCCGGCCAGACCGTGACCCTCACCGCCACCGTCACCGCGGTCGGGCCCGGCGCCGGAACCCCGACCGGCACCGTCACCTTCACCTACGGCGACGGCACACCGGCCGCCACGGTGCCGGTCGCCGGGGGTGTGGCCACCGTGACCCACGTCTACGCGGGGACCTCGGGCAGCCCCTATGCCGTCACCGCCACCTACAACGGGGACACCGGCTATACGACGTCCACCGGCACCGACACCCAGACGGTCAACAGGGCGGCCACCACCACGACGGTCGCCTCCTCGCCCGACCCCAGTGTCACGGGCCAGGCTGTCACGCTCACCGCCACGGTGGCGTCCCTTCTGCCCGGCGCCGGAATCCCGACCGGGACGGTCACCTTCTCCTTCGGCGACGGCACCCCGACCGTCACCGCGCCCCTGTCCGGTGGCACGGCCACCACCAGCCATGCCTACACCACCCGGACCGGCAGCCCCTTCACGGTCACCGCCACCTACAACGGGGACGCCAACTACACGACGTCCACCGGCACCGACACCCAGACCGTGGGCCGGGCGGCCACCACCACGGCCGTGGTCTCCGCCCCGGACCCCTCGGCGACCGGGCAGTCCGTGACCCTCACCGCCACCGTGGTATCCGTCTCCCCGGGCGTCGGAACCCCGACCGGCACCGTCACCTTCTCGTTCGGCGACGGTACGAACAACAGCACCGCGACCCTCTCCGGCGGCGTCGCGACCGTCACCCACACCTACACCACCAAGACCGGCAGCCCCTTCCCCATCACGGCCACCTACAACGGGGATACCAACTTCAGCGCCTCCAGCGGCTCCGACACCCAGACCATCGGCACCAAGATCGCGACCGCCACCACGGTGACATCGATCCCCGACCCCTCGGTGGTGGGTCAGCCGGTGACCATCAAGGCGACGGTCTCGTCCGCGACCGGTACCCCGGCCGGGGCCGTCACCTTCTCCTTCGGTGACGGCACCAACACCGCCGTGGGAATCCTGCTCAGCGGTATCGCGACCGTCACCCACACCTACACGACCACCACCGGGAGCCCGTTCACCATCACGGCCACCTACAACGGGAACGACAACTTCGCCACCTCCAGCGGCACCGACACCCAGACTGTCAACAAGACGGCCACCACGACATCCGTGGTCTCCTCCCCGAACCCCTCGACGGTGAGCGATCCGGTGACCGTCACCGCGACCGTGTCCCCCGTCGCCCCCGGCACGGGGACGCCCACCGGGACCGTCACCCTGGCCATCACCGAGCGCACCCCCCAAGTGGTGACACTGGTGAACGGCACCGCCTCCGCGACGTTCAACCCGCTGCAGAAGGGGACGCACACCGTCACCGCCAACTACAACGGCGACGTCAACTACGCGACCTCCTCGGCGACCACCACACAGACGGTGGTCACCGGTCAGGGGTAG